Part of the Penaeus vannamei isolate JL-2024 chromosome 17, ASM4276789v1, whole genome shotgun sequence genome is shown below.
GATACTATGTGATATGAATAGAGAAAATTTAAGGGACAAAATAATTGACGAAGATacacgaaaacaaaaaatagGGTAAATGTACAATTGCCTGTGCTCATGCGTGGTATGCCCGTTCTCGGAAAGGAAgctgtgtttctgtttatttacattttgcaCCGCGGTTTGAATGCATCGGAGCTAATATCATTAGAAACACTAGTTCACAAATCTGGAAATTTATTTTCATAGGTGAATGCCATTACAGCTGTTTTATAAACCTTTCCTTTGAGTCCTGCGACAAGAAGATCAGCGCAAGACTCAAAGGAAAGGCTTATAAAATagctgtgagacctgctatcctttatggaagcaagacatggccaattaagaggatgcatgaaaagaaggtgaatgcagcagagatgaggatgttaaggtggatgtgCGGTGTCACGAGGAGGGATAAGGTCAGGGATGACTACATCAGAGGcacagtcaaggtcacagaagtgtgtgcaaagatacaagaaagaaggattaactggtatgggcatgtcatcagaagtgaagaagaCTATATTGGAAACCGagttatggaaatgcacgtggatggacgtagaaggagaggtagacccaaGTTAAGTTAGAGGGACAGGCTgaaagaagatctggaagacaagggactcagaagggaagatgcgatggacagagcaagatggaagaggctagcgaggaacagtgaccccatatagaaatgggaataagctgaagaataagaaaaaaagaagaggtgaatGCCATTACATTGTCTACTGATAGGTATAACGGAGATAACCGCTTCCTTATAAGTGTTTATCAATAACCTATTATGCActgctgtgttgttgtttttcttttaagtatTTGGGGAAAGGGTCGACCGTGCCCAAGGCTAACAGGGAATGGCCGGTGAGGACAGGTTATGAAATGCCAGTGAACGTCATGGTATATTACTAAATGGACTAGATTATATGTCATGTTTTTACGTCAACACACGAGGTATACTATGCACGTTTTaagtacacacacctacacgcacatatgcacatggTAACGAGCAAAAGAATATTTATCTaatgttctgttgttgttattcataagGCGCTTTCACACCAAAGTGGCACGTCGCACGCTacttgaaaataaatatatggaaacatataAAACCTTTCCCCCAGAAGAGGCGTGACACGTACCATTTGCCATGTGCTACCTGTGTGCCATTTGCCATGTGCTACCTGTGTGCCACGCCAAGATTGATAACAAATGGAGTTATCAGAAACCGGTGGCACTGTTTCGTGGCACTGTGTGCCAAGTTTCAAGCGATTTCATTGGTCTGTTTGGTACACAGAGATTTGTCTTTTTTACCTACCAGAACTACGGAAACCTCTTTTGctttaatgaaaataaagcaaaaaatgacggaaaataaTTACGCATAGGTAAAAAGGCTTAAGCGCGATCTAGGTAAAGctttatattaataaaatagcAGCACAGGGGTTATGAATGTAGTTGCAAAGTCGAGAGAGTTGATTTTAATCCCTTAATGTCTATTCCTGCATTTTTCAGAAACAGGATTGCTGCTTTTAAGATGCTCAAATTCCCAAGTAATTGTGGCTATTTCTGGAAGTGAGATGGTTTAAACGATGTTTAAATAGTTAACCCCGAGGTTAATCCTTCATCTTATGACGATTACGAAACATCGAGATTTTCCATCTGGAGTCATGTTTTTTGGTGCAGTAGTGTATTTCATGTGGAACCTGCAATGTAACAGCTGATAACAGCTTAGTTATAAaaacatttatgatgatttaatggGTTTTAAACGTCTTTAATAAATCTAGTAATCCCTAGGAAATCCCTGACGAAATCTGGAAACCCCGTTATGAAATTCTCTGATTTCAGAAATCCCGGAAATCTAGTAAGCTATTTTGGGTGGTGAAATGACCCTTGACCCACGCGTTCCAAGATTCAAATGCGATGCCTCGTGCTGCACGCGGTCAATTTGTTAGCCAAATAATTTGTATTTGACAGAAATCTAAATATCTGGATATAATTTTCCGTATTTATTAGACATATATTTTcaatctgaaataaaaactacaatCTCACTATATCATAACATACGTTGGCGCAATCCAGACCAGAGTTTTTGAGTCcaatagtgtatgtatatatgtatgtgtacatatatatatatatacatatatatttatatatttatatatttatatacttgtatacatatttgtgtgtatatatatacatatatacatatatgtatatatatatatatgtatatatatatatatatatatatatatatatatatatatatatatatatatatatatatatatgtgtgtgtgtgtgtgtgtgtgtgtgtgtgtgtgtgtgtgtgtgtgtgtgtatgtgtgtgtatatacatatatatatacatgtgcatatatacatatacaaataggtatgtatttatgttatacacatacatagtatGTACATTTGCCGGAACGCAtacctatgcgtgtgtgtgtgtgtgtgtttgcgcatatatatcatatgtgtgtgtgtgtacgtgtgtgtgtgtgtgtgtatatatatatatatatatatatatatatatatatatatatatatgtatatatatatgtatgtatatgtacatatatattatatatatatatatatatatatatatatatatatatatatgtgtgtgtgtgtgtgtgtgtgtgtgtgtgtgtgtgtgtgtgtgtgtgtgtgtgtttgcgcatatatatgatatgtgtgtgtgtgtacgtgtgtgtgtgtgtgtgtatatatatatatatatatatatatatatatatatatatatatatgtatatatatatatatgtatatatatatatatacatatgtgtgtgtgtgtgtgtgtgtgtatgtgcgcgtgtgtgtgtgtgcatttatatatatatatatatatatatatatatatatatatatatatatatatatatatatatatatgtatgcatgtatgtatatgtgcgtgtgtgtgtgtgcatttatataaatatatatatatatatatatatatatatatatatatatatatatatatatatatatatatatatatatatacatatatatgtatatgtgcgtgtgtgtgtgcatttatatatatatatatatatatatgtatatatatatatatatatatatatgtatgtatatacatatatatacgtatatataaatataaatatatatatataatatatatattatatatatatatataatatatatatatacagatctatatgtgtgagtgtgtgaatatgtgtgtatatatatatatatatatatatatatatatatatatatatatatatatatatgtatgtatgtgtgtgtatgtgttcgtgtgtgtgtgaccttgtcgtcacgctgtatgtgtgtgtgtgtgtgtgtgtctgtgtgtgtgtgtgtgtgtgtgtgtgtgtgtgtgtgtgtgtgtgtgtgtgtgtgtttgtgtgtgtgtatgtgtgtgtgtgtgtggatgtgtgtgtgtgtgtgtatatgtacattaatagtatatgtaatatatatacatatttatatacatatatgtgtatatatatctatatctatatctatctatctatctatctatctatctatctatatatatatatatatatatatatatatatatatatatatatatatattgcaaacacGATGCTTCTCCCGCCCCCCTGGCAGACGAGGCGCACGAcgtgcatctgtggcttccagtgtctcctacaAGATGACATTCGGTCTTGCTCTCGGACGTTCGCCAATCGATTCTTGGTCTGCATCGAACGTTTCCTGCTTGAAGGTGTCCTACAGAAGTACAGAGTCCGTCAGGTTGCCAAGGGCTCCGAAACGACCAGACATTGCCTCAGCAAACTCTTGGGCACAgttccccttccctcaacctaGTCCTCATGAAACACTCAAGGGTGGTCATTCGACCGACAAGGAGTTTCGACGTGGACCttgagggtagccacaactaatctatgatcAGCAAAACAAAACTTGGCGCTCCGATATACCCTGCAGTTCTGGTGGATCCTCAAaagagtgctaacgagaatgtgatcgatctccttggccacatTTCCTGCATCGCTGCACCATGTCCAACAATGTTGGTCGGagcgctggtaccaagagcctgaaattctcaatttctggggccttgcaaagtcccggaaaaggaggctgtaCTCGCTACCGGCATCTGCTCCCGTACCAGGGGGACCGACAGATATCCCACAAACAATTtgatcacaaccagataccgcattgaaattACCGTGaaaaatacgaatatctcgccgaggaCAATTGTCTATCATAGATGATAGTTTGACGTAGAACATGTCTTTTACGTTGTGTCGAAGCTGCCAGGTCTTCTAACCCCCGAGAGAACAGCCGCCTCCACTCTCAGCCGCCCCAGTTCCCTCGAAAGTAGTGTCTACCGATCATCCTGTCGCAAAGAtcggacgtatatacatataaatagataaatagatagatagatatagatatatacatacacacacatacacacacacacacacacacacacacacacacacacatatatatatatatatatatatatatatatatatacatatatatacatatatatatatatatgtgtgtgtgtgtgtgtgtgtgtgtgtgtgtgtgtgtgtgtgtgtgtatgtgtgtgtgtgtgtgtgtgtgtgtgtgtgtgtgtgtgtgtgtgtgtgtgtgtgtgtgtgtgcgtgtgtgtgtgtgtgcgtgtgtgtaggtatatgcatacatacacatacgtacatatatataaatgtgtatatatgaatatgcatatgtgtgtgtatgtgtttatacacatatatttatataaatgtttatgccaACGTTCTAGGACCTCAGTGGAACACCTACTTCACTGACCTGCTGGGCATGATAACTAACGCAGATTCTCCACATCAAAGACCGTGTCAATGCGAGAAACATCGTAATTTCAGATGGTCTCTTCCCACCAGGGAAGACCTCCAGGACGCATAAAAAGGCAACTTTTGGGAGACCTATTCTTGTTACCACTCTTTAGACGAGCGCCGGATAAGTCCTCCCATTCCCAAGTCAGATTCGGCACGCATTCCAGCTCCGCTCGATTGCATTCCCTGCCCTGTGCCTCAGCAGTCTTGGCTCAGCTCCTCATCACCTGGTCCGATTGCGACGCGGGCGGAGCAAGCCAGGCATGTTGCGCGCTTGCAGGTTCTCCATCTGGAAAATTGAAAGCTGATATTCGGGAATTTTGATCTATTCTAAgccatggaaatatatacatatacatgcaatggATAAGCATACTTTCACGTAATCTTGATTTCAATGACGAACGGAAGACGGCGATTTTTTTTACAACACAAGGcgtatttctcatttatttcagcATTGATAGCACAATGAAATCAACATGGactgaaataagaaaggaaaaaatgatattgaATCACGTAATGTATAAACATAAAAGAAGCGTGTCTAAATCACAAAATAGGAGCACCACCATAGGTCTATATGTATCAGGATGTGGGCATTACCCCTGAAGTGAAGTCAGTTTTAAAGTGAATTTGGCTTGATTACCGTGGTAGCTGTAAcattagaaacaataacaatattcataacacTATCGACCACAATGTTTCACCTTCGGTGCTTCAGCAGCCCAGCGAGGGTGACGCAACGACCAGACTCGAGGCGTATATAAAGCGGCGTTCCTTGCCCTCAGCAGCACTCTTCGACGCTCCCTCCCATACGCCATGTCTGCCAAGGTAGGCTGGCTTCCTTCGTGGACGGAGGAGCAGTTGTGGTTTATACAGACTCAAAACTCGTCAAAATTCGGTGACGATTTTGCGAAAAGATTACCGTCACAATGGCGTTTAATATATACCTGTTGGCGACTCGATCGACAATTACACCTGAACGGTGCTTACTCGTAGATGTAGAGTCCGTGAGAaagcatttcattttcattcagtgAATACATCAAAATCGATAGCCcagctctctctatcttctctcccagTTTTTCCTCCGCCtcactttctactctctctctccctctccctcactttctctctcacttctaccctcttttcttctctttctacttctcctttatCTTATGGTGTTCATTCGCAATTCCCTTTTGCAGCTCTTCGTCCTGTTCGCCCTCGTGGCTATGGCCTGCGCCGCCCCCCGCCCCGATGCCCCTCCTTCCTACGGGCCCCCCGCCTACAAGGAGCCTGGCATGCCCTTCGACTTCGCCTACGCCGTCAAGGACGACTACACCGGCAACGACTTCGCCCACGACGAGACCAGCGACGGCAAGGTCACCTCGGGATCCTACCGCGTCCTCCTCCCCGACGGTCGCACCCAGATCGTCACCTTCACCGCCGACCACCACAGCGGATACGTCGCTAACGTGGCCTACGAGGGCGAGGCCGCCTATCCTGCACCCAAGCCCGCCgcctacgcccctccccctcccgcctacgCCTAAACACCAagccttcctccttcgcctgtgATAGCAACCAACACCTAAAGTTCGCCTTCCCCTTTTCCAAGCCTCTCCACCTCACTCCAAGCCCCTTGGCTCCTTCGCCGCAACTTCCATCGTTCTCTCCACCTGGCGTTCCTCAGCCTCGTTCCGTTCCTTTCGCAGACGCCGCTTGAgcgcctcttcctctgcctccgctCGAGCGttcgcctcctttccctgtcCGAGATTCTCCCAGCAGTTTTATTTATTGTAAATTATGATTTCCATTCTTTAAAATAAATGATGACATGTAAAATAAGACATTTTATTTCTTGATCATGCTATctaaaaaaatcaggaaaataaagaaaatatgtgaatctatatatacatatatgtacacacacatatattgaatatatatgtatataaacatatgtatatgtacgtatatactgtatatgtatatatacatttgtatatatatatatctatatctatatctatctatatatatataaatatatatctatatgtatatatttatatgtgtatgtgtgcatgtgcctatatatgtgtatatatatatatatatatatatatatatatatatatatatatacatacatatatatgtgtgtgtgtgtatatatatatgtatatatgcatttatatatacacacatctatatttgcatatacagatatagatgtgtatacacacacacacacacacacacacacacacacacacacacacacatacatatatatatatatatatatatatatatatatacatacatatatatgtgtgtgtgtgtgtgtgtgtgtaagtatgtatgtatacataatatatttatatataaatatgtattcgtatgtatgaatgtatgcatacatacatatacatgttcaagtattcatgtatacatgtatatatgcataaatgtgtatagatatatgtatacacatatttgtatacacaaacacagacacacacacacgcgcgcgcgcgcacacacacacacacacacacacacacacacacacacacacacacacacatatatatatatatatatatatatatatatatatatatatatatgtgtgtgtgtgtgtgtatgtatgtatgcatgttcaagtatgcatatgtatatatacataaatatgtatatatgtgtgtatacacatatacatatatatacatagttatctatgtgcgtgcttgtttacgtgtgtgtatatatatacatgcaatatatatatatatatatatatatatatatatatatatatatatatatatatatgtgtgtgtgtgtgtgtgtgtgtgtgtgtgtgtgtgtgtgtatgtatatatatatatatgtatatatatatatatatatatatatatacgtatgtatgtatatttgtatgtttgtatgcatatgtatgtatatatacacagttgtatacatatgcttatgtatacatacatacatatatatatatatatatatatatatatatatatatatatatatatatatatatgtgtgtgtgtgtgtgtgtgtgtgtgtgtgtgtgtgtgtgtgtgtttgtatatatatatatatatatatatatatatatatatatatatatatatatatatatatatgtatatatatatatatatatatatatacgtatgtttgtatatttgtatgtttgtatgcatatgtatgtatatatacacagttgtatacatatgcttatgtatacatacatacatacatatatatatatatatatatatatatatatatatatatatatgtgtgtgtgtgtgtgtgtgtgtgtgtgtgtgtgtgtgtgtgtgtgtgtgtgtgtgtgtgagtatgcatgcaggaatacaatgtatatatatacgtttatataaataaatatgtatatatacatatataaatagacatatgctaacacacacacacacacacacacacacacacacacacacacacacgcacacacacacacacacacacacacacacacacacacacacacacacacacacacacacacacacatatatatatatatatatatatatatatatatatatatatatacacacatatatatagacacacgcacacacacacacacacacacacacacacacacacagacacagatatatatatatatatatatatatatatatatatatatatatatatatatatacacacatatatatagacacacgcacacacacacacacacacacacacacacacacacacacacacacacacacatatatatatatatatatatatatatatatatatatatatatatatatatatatattctcgtgtatgtgcatgtatagatctatatacatgcacgtcTCTTAAAATCAactgtatatatttgaatatatttatgtatctctctctctctctctctctctctctctctctctctctatatatatatatatatatatatatatatatatatatatatatatgtgtgtgtgtgtgtgtgtgtgtgtgtgtgtgtgtgtgtgtgtgtgtgtttgtgtgtgtgtgtgtgtgtatgtatatatatatgtatatatatatatatatatatatatatatatatatatatataaagagagagagagggatacatacatttacatgtatatataatatatatacatgtatttatatatagattttcatatacatgtatatacatatatgtatactgtgggTCCAGCAGGTGCTCATGATCGCTTCTTCATGCTTGAATACACAGCCGTTTCCGTTTATTACTTCTTCCATCGTGACGCAAAAATAGGAAATTGTGGAAACTGTTGTTTCTTTATTGCTAGTTGTTACACTTATCCTTAAGTGTCACGTGGATATCAGAGCCAGACGGAGGAATCATGGATAATCGATCACGCCCTTCGTAGGAAATCGCAATAGCTGTGAAATCGGTATGGCTGCAGCAGAAATACGCAAGGCTTTGCTGACTTAAAGTAATAGAGGCATGCACTGCAATCGCATGTTATAGCTAGCATACCTATCATTCTTTCACTATAtgaaatgtatagataaaaagtTCTACCAGatcaaaaaaaaatcattgaattAATAAGGAACTAAATTTGAAAAAAGACGGCTGAATTTTCCTTTACGTACATTCTATCAGTTCCGTGCATTGTCCGTTGACTGAAGTTCCTTGCTGATTACGGCCAGGGCGAGAAAGGTGACTCTGATGACAAAAGGAGATCCAACCTCACTTTCGCGAATCCCCTCCGCTGCTTAGTACGTTCTATAAGCTGAAAAATAATCTTGGCTCTAAAATATTTTAGAATTGAAACTCTCCTGTTCAATTTCTGACAACTAAATATCAGAGACTAAGGAACAGAAAACCGTTCAACAAAGTTTGGCATAAAACGCAGTAGTTATGCAGAAATTGAAATCCAGCTTTTCAATAATAAATACAaccaaatctctttctctctctctaagccggTAATTTGACAAGCAGTTGGTTCGAGAGTATAGTCGTTGTTAGACAATGCATCGGCCTCTCCCTGTCGTTCAATCTTCGAATTCATCATGACTGAAACGTCAGATGTTTCAACAGTAGGAGGTCATCGGTATGTAGCCTATGATTTGCAGATGATACTGACTGAGCTTTGAAAATCAACCGCAAGACTTGACAACACAGAGATAAAGTATGGAAAAGAGATATGCACAAAAGAGAGCAAGGTGCTATAAGggcgaaaagtcgaaaaaagtgcTATCCGGTAGGGATACCAAACCACAACTTCACAAGTTCGAGCAAGTCGACGGTTTCCAGTACGGCAAAGGAGTAGTGATATCCGGTAGTAATATCAAATACTAAGGAAGgcaaaacacaaaagaaatataatCTCGTTAAGCCAAATTAAATTCTATttggaaaaataagaatatctCGGCAAAAATAGAGCGGAGACGCATTACCTACCGCAACGCTCGTTTGTGATTCAAGGAGGCTGAAGGCAGAGTGAGAAAAGGATATAAGCCAATGAAAAGCCATGCTTTGGAAAACTCTCCTCACACCATATACCAATTATGGAACAAACATAATTGCAAGAGAAGAAGCAGTCTAGAAAAGTAAAAGACAGAACGCTTGTGTCCGTAATTAAAGGAAGAAAACTGAAAAGGTTGGGTTTCTTCTTAGACCGCGGGCTGGGCCTCGTCACCCGCCGCGAAAACAACGAAAGTCTAGTCCAGTACATTCCGCCTTTTTAAGGCCACGAACCACCGCGGGCGTTGCCAAATCCCCAAGGCCCAATGCCCTGCAACAGAGTTCAAATTAATGATATCGCATTAGCAAGGGACCGCCAGATGTGTTCAATCGAGTATCAATAACGTTGTTCAAACACATGTACCACAaggttgatattttttttcaccgACAAAACCTGAATAGGATATGATGGAGTATAATTGgagtgatacagagagagatatgtgcatgtgtgtgtgtgtgtgtgtgtgtatagatgtggatgtatatatatatatatatatatatatatatatatatatatatatatatttatatatatatatgtatgtatgtatgtatgtatgcatgtatatatatatacatatatgcatatatgtattcataaatgtgtatatatatgaatgtatgcatgtatgtacgtatatatatatatatatatatatatatatatatatatatatatacatatatatacacatatatatatatatatacgcatatatatatacacacacacacaatatacatatatgcatatatatatatatatatatatatatatatatatatatatatatatatgtatgcgtgtctgtgtgtgtgtgtgtgtgtgtgaatatacatgtaaacatatacatatatatacatgtatatatgtgtatatatgtgtgcgtgtgtgcgtatgaatatatatatatatatatacaaatatatatatatatatatatatatatatatatatatatatgtgcgtgtgtgtgtgtgtgtatgtgtgtgtgtgtgtgtgtgtgtgtgtgtgtgtgtgtatatatatatatatatatatatatatatatatatatatatatgtatgtatgtatgtatgtatctatgtatgtatgtatttatatacatatatgcatatatgtattcatatatatgtatatatatgaatgtatgcatgtatgtacgtatatatatgtatatatatgtgtatatatatatatatatatatatatatatatatacacacatacatatatatatatatatatatatatatatatatatatatatatatatatatatatatacgcatatatatatacacacatacacacacacaatatatatatatatatatatatatatatatatatatatatatatatatatatatatatatatatgtgtgtgtgtgtgtgtgtgtgtgtgtgtgtgtgtgtgtgtgtgtgtgtgtgtgtgtgtgtgtgtgtgtgtgtgtgtgtgtgtgtgtgtgaatatacatgtaaacatatgcatatatatacatgtaaacatatacatatatatacatgtatatatgtgtatatatgtgtgcgtgtgtgtgtatgtgtgatgtatgtgtt
Proteins encoded:
- the LOC138864658 gene encoding uncharacterized protein gives rise to the protein MFYVKLSSMIDNCPRRDIRIFHGNFNAVSGCDQIVCGISVGPPGTGADAGSEYSLLFRDFARPQKLRISGSWYQRSDQHCWTWCSDAGNVAKEIDHILVSTLLRIHQNCRVYRSAKFCFADHRLVVATLKVHVETPCRSNDHP
- the LOC113826548 gene encoding cuticle protein 7-like is translated as MSAKLFVLFALVAMACAAPRPDAPPSYGPPAYKEPGMPFDFAYAVKDDYTGNDFAHDETSDGKVTSGSYRVLLPDGRTQIVTFTADHHSGYVANVAYEGEAAYPAPKPAAYAPPPPAYA